The genomic region AATACTTGAATAGAACTTGATCACTCACATTCTATTCAATGAATTTAAGGTTATTATTGAGCCTTTGGTCCATCTTCCTACAATTGGCTTTTAGGGTGACAGCTACTGCCCGTTGCACACCAGTGATGACCCTTAGCATGGATTTTATATATTGGTCTGTTATTGCTCTTGGTCAATATTCATCAGGGGGTACCCCTCCTGGCACCCACCATTGTTCCAGCGTTACCATAGGTCGTCCAAATAACAACATTTGAGGAGTGAAACCATGGGATCCTATGGTGGATCTCATTGCCATGAGAATTAATGGGAGGTATCAATCCCAGTTTTTGCCTGAGAAATCGATGACTTTCCAGAGTGCAGTCTTCAGAGGTCTATTTGATCTTTCTACAAGGCCAGATGCTTGAGGGTGGCCTGCTACATGGTATCTTTGATGCACCCCAGGACTATAGAGAGTTGTTTGGTTATTTTCCCGGTGAAATGAGGACCCTGATCAGAATCGATGACTCTTGGTAGACCAAACCGACTGAATGCATTTTCCAGCAATAACTTGACTGTAGTTTGAGCTGTACAATTACATGCTGAATAAGCCTTGATCCACTTTGAGAAGGGGTCAATGCACACTAAATAATATTGATTTCCCCTATTTGTTCGAGGTAGGGGACCAATATAATTAATTTGCACCTTAGCCATGGACCATCCACTGGTTGATAGAGAAGAGGTCCTTTGGTGATTTTGGTGTCTGGGTTATTTTGAGCACATCTCAGGCAGTTGTTGATATAATGCTCTGTATCTCTTGCAATCTCTGGCCACCAGGCCACAGTAGCCAACTTACATAGTGTTTTCTGGACTCCAAAATGACCCTGTCTATGTGCCAGTTGTATCAGTTCTTGTTGAAGCACAGTTTGGATTACAAGCAATGGGATACCACTCTCTGTAGATTCCTGGTCTCCAACCTTGTTTTTAGTTGCCATAATTAAATCAGATGAATGATGTTTAATGGTATAGGATTTGTATTTGGTATAGGATAGGTATAGGATTTGCCATCCTTTACTAGCTGCTTAATTTCTGGGTCTTGTGATTGTAACCTTATGATGTCCTGATGATCAGTGGGTCTGCTGATGTTAAGACATCAATGGTTGCTTTTACCTTATCCCATCTGAACTCTGGTCCCAAGCTTGCAGCTTGTTTTGACAGTCGATCCACCTTGCTATTCAGTAGAGTGATTTCTGAATGATTCTTTCGATGGGCCTTAACCTTAAACAACAAAGTGTCACCCCTCCTGGACTCAGCTAACTGCCATGCATATTGCAGATATCGGACATAAGCAACTGACTGGTTATCTGCTGTTCTCATTTCTCTCATTTTCCAAATAACCATCCAGTCCAGCAATGCCCTCATTGTCCAATCAGAATCTGTGCAGATGGTAATATCTGTGGAAGATTCAGCGTTTTCCAAGGCTACAATGATTGCCACTATTTCTGCAGCCTGGGCTGAGTTGTGTGCAATGGTTCCTTTGAATGCTTTGTCAAATGCAACATGTAAATCCACAAACCCTGTGGCTGCTTTTCCATTGATGTACATGCTGCTTCCATCCACAACCCACAGGTCTCAGTTATAAGTTTTAGCTTCTTCAAACACTGATTCTAACTTGAAAGGTGATATGATCTCAGGATTCATATTCTCGGGAAGAGGACACTCGTGATTTATCAGGGGCTCTTTTGGTGCAGGAACGCAAAGTGTGAATGGTGCCAGGCTGGGACGTGCAACCTTTTCTACCTGTATTTCTTTGTTGATCAAAGCTAAGATCCAGTTAGCTAGACGAGGGTGGCTTACTCTTCCAGAGTTGGCTCTCTCAGTCAGCACATACTTCACAGGAGTGTGCGGGGTCTTTAACACTATAGGAGCCATGCCCACTATATACTCCCAATATACGCCCATACAAGAGCCAATACCTCTCGTTCACATTCAGTGAATTGCTGTTCCACTGCTGATAACACTCTGGACCTATATGCTATGGGCTTCAAGGAAGTTCCATGATGTTGCAGTAGGATAGCAGTGATTGCTGTGTTAGTGGTTGCTAGTTAGAGGTGGaagggtttgtttacctgcagaaATGCCAGTGCAGATGCTTCCATTAAGGCTTGCTTCAGCTATTGTACAGCTCTTTGCTCTT from Mauremys mutica isolate MM-2020 ecotype Southern chromosome 3, ASM2049712v1, whole genome shotgun sequence harbors:
- the LOC123366665 gene encoding ribonuclease H-like; translated protein: MYINGKAATGFVDLHVAFDKAFKGTIAHNSAQAAEIVAIIVALENAESSTDITICTDSDWTMRALLDWMVIWKMREMRTADNQSVAYVRYLQYAWQLAESRRGDTLLFKVKAHRKNHSEITLLNSKVDRLSKQAASLGPEFRWDKVKATIDVLTSADPLIIRTS